GTCGCCAAGTACCGACGCAAGATCGACCTCGCGGGCAACCCCGGCGGCCTGACCATCGACCGCTACGCCGCCCGCCGAGCGGTCTACGGCTTCCTCGGCGGCGTCGGCTTCCTGGTCTTCCTGATGCGCGGCCAGCTCGTCGTGGCGCTGCTCCTGCTCGCCTTCGGGGCGTTCTGGACGGAGGTCGGTATCTGGGCGGCGATCCGCATCCGCAAGGACGTGATCGAGCGGACCCTGCCGGACTTCCTGGACGTGCTGGCGGTCGTGGTGAGCGCGGGTCTGGGCTTCCGCCAGGCCCTGGACCGCGTCGCCTCGAAGTACGAGGGCCCCTGGGCCGACGAACTGCGCATCACCCTGCGCCAGATGGACCTGGGCATGAGCCGCCGCCAGGCCTTCGCGGAACTGCGCCGCCGCAACGACTCCGAGCAGGTCGCCATGTTCGTCACGGCGTTGCAGCAGGGCGAGGAACTGGGTGCCCCGATCGTCGACACGCTGGTGGCCCTCGCCAAGGACATGCGCCGTACGGATGCCCAGAACGCCCGCCGCAAGGCCGCCCGCGCGGTCCCCAAGGCCACCATGATGATCACCACCTTCATGGTCCCGGCCACGATGATCCTCCTCGGCGCCGGCCTGATCCTGGGCTCGGGTACCGACTTCGGCGCGGTCACGGGCAAGTAGGGGGGCGACACCATGTCGATGACAGGAGAACGCACCGGGCGCCTGCGCCGCCGCCCGAGAACACCCGAGATCACCACCCCACCTGCAGGCACGGTCCTCCCGGCCCACGTCCGCACAGGCGCCCCCGACATCCCGGTGACGTCGGCGACACCGGCGCTGCCGCCGGGGTGGGAGCGGGCGGACACGCCGGTGGGCGGGGCGATGGACGAGGCGCACACGGCCATGCCGGTACTCACGAACGGCGGTCCGGCCGCCGACGGTGCTCAGCCTCCACAGGGGTCACCCACACCCGTCGGGGAAAGCCGCAGGGGCGGCGAGAATGGTGCGGCCGGGAAGTCAGTCCGGGCCGAAGGCCGGGCGAAACCCACAGCCGGACACCCGGCGATACCCATCCAGATCAACGCCCTCCAGGCCATGTGCCGACAGGTCTTCGGCTTCCGGCTGGCCATGATCGCCCTGGCCACCCCCACCGCCCTCGTCAACGCCAACGAGGGACTCCCCACCCGCCTGGTGGGTGCGGCCGTGGTCGTCACCTTCATGACCTCCTACGTCCTGTTCAGGGACTGGGAACGCTTCGGCCCCCTCCTCCTGCGCCACCCCACCCTCCTGGCCGCGGACACCCTCTTCGGTGCCCTCCTGCTCATCTCGGCGGGCCCGGACAGCACCCTCGCCTACGTCAGTGTCTGCACCCCCCTCCTCGCCGGCCTGGTCTACGGCTGGCGCGGAGCAGGCGTCTTCGCCTCCCTCCAGGCCCTGCTGCTCCTTCTCATCCACGCGGCGATGGAGGACCCCCAGCCCGGCATCACCGAGTCGTCCCTCCTGCCCGGCCTCTGCGTCATCGCCGGAGCCGTCGGCTCCAGCCTCCGCAACCTCATGCTCCGCTTCGGCGCGGCCACCCAGGCCCTGACGACGGTCCAGGCCCGCCTGGCCGTCACGGAGGCGGTCAGCGCCGAACGCGCCCGACTGGCCCGCGAGATGCACGACTCGGTCGCCAAGACCCTGCACGGTGTGGCCCTGGCCGCGGACGGCCTGGCCGGCTCGGCAGGCGCCGCCCACATGGACGCGGCCCTGGTCAAGCAGCAGGCCGATCTGGTCGCTCGATCAGCCCGCCGAGCCGCCGCCGAATCCCGCGAACTCCTGGCGGACCTGCGCCGCGAATCGGACCCCGGCCAGGGCACGGACGTACTGGTCGAACTGGCCGCCCGCACCCGGGACTTCAGTGCCCGCACGGGCCTCCCGGCGGCCTGCCGCCCCACCGGCGACCACTCCATGCCCCCCGTCCCGCCCGCCGTGGCCCGCCAACTCCTCACCATCGCCTCGGAGGCCATGGAGAACGCCCACCGCCACGCGGGCCCGACCCGGGTCGACGTCCGTGCAGGCGTCCACGGCGAGCTGCTCCGCATCAGCGTCTACGACGACGGCCGCGGCCTCCCGCCAGGAACCACCCTCGAACAACTACGCCGATCGGGCCACTTCGGCCTGGTCGGCATGGTCGAGCGGGCCGCCTCGGTGGGCGCCCGCATCCGCATCGGCCGGGGCGGCCACCCCAAGGGAACGGAAGTCCGCCTGGATCTACCACTGGCGGCCCTGACCGCACCCCACGGCTGACCACCCGTGACCACGCCGCACACGTCCCCCGCGACACGAGAGGAGGCAGCCCGATGCCGGACCAGACGACTCCCCACCCCGGCGCCTCACCGCCGCCACCGCCACAGAACCCGTTCGACTTCCCGCAGCCCGCACAGCCGAGCCGCCTCAGGGTCGTCGTGGCCGACGACAACCCGGTGGTCCGCGCCGGCCTCACCGCCCTGCTCTCCGGCCGCGAGGACATCACGGTCGTGGCGGAGGCGGCCGACGGCCGCGAGGCCTACGAGGCCGCCCAACAGCACCGGCCCGACGTCGTCCTCCTCGACGTACGCATGCCCGGCGTGGACGGCATCTCGGCGCTCCCGTACCTGGTGCGGATCGCCCCGGTCGTCATGCTGACCTACAGCAGGGAGTCGGAGATCGTCCAGGAGGCCCTCCGCCGAGGAGCGGGCGGCTACCTGGTCCACGGCGAGTTCACGGCCGGTCAGCTGGTCGACGCGGTCAGGGACATCAAGCAGGGCCGGGCCCACTTCACGCCCACGGCGGCGGGTGCCCTGCTGGCCCAGCTCCGGCAGGGCCAGGGCACGAGCCAGGGCCAGGGCCCGGGGGGCCCGCCCCTACCGGATGGACTGGGGAAGGTGAATGCGAATGCATACGGAAATTCCGCTTCCGCATGGCCGCATAATCAGACCCAACTAACCACTCAACCAGCTGATATGAGTCTCTCACAGGTCCCGACCCCACCAACTTCCCCAGAAAACCTTTCGCAAGTGCAACCGGGTGTGGGACAGTCTTCGTCTGGGTGGACGAGTGGCCGTCCGCCCGCTCCGGACAGATCGCGGTTCCAACTGAGCACGAGGGAGGCGGAGATCATGGACCTCATCGCGTCCGGCATGAACAACCAGCAGATCGCCGCCACCTGCTTCATCAGCGAGAAGACGGTCAAGAACCACATCAACCGCATCTTCGCCAAGCTCCACAGCACCAGCCGCTCCGAGGCCGCGGCGAAGTGGCTCGGCACGGCACCGGGCTCACACCGGGGACTGGGGTGACCTTCGGTGACGGTATGGGGGGAGAGTTCGCTGGGCCCGCGCGATTGGGCCCTGGATTGGGCCCTGGGACCCTCTGACGGACGGGGTGTTCCGTCGTACGTTTCTCGTGTCGAAAGCGGCACCGCCGAAACCGGAGGGGAACATCATGAGCGACCTGATGCTGAAGACGGCTGTTGCGACCAAGGTCCGCGTGAACGGCTGGAAGAACACCACGGTCGAGGCCATGCAGCGCCGGTCCGGCGACAAGGGGCAGACCGCGGTCGAGTATCTGGGCATCATCGCGGTGGTCGTGGCGATCGTTCTGGCGATCACGGGTACGAACATCGGTCAGACGATCCTCACCAAGATCCAGGCTCAGATCGCCAAGGTCGCTCCTTGATGCGACCTCGCCGGTACGGCGACGCAGGGCAGGCTTTCCCCATCTACATCACTGTGGTGGGGGGCCTGCTCTTTCTCGCGTTTGCCTACTTTGCGGTCGGCCAGGCCGCGGCGAATCGGAACGGCGCCCAGACCGCAGCCGACGCGGCGGCACTCGCAGCGGCCCAGGACAGGCGGGATCAGCTCGCCGGCGCATGGGTGAAGGACGTACTCGACCCGAGTAAGTGGCAGGGCATCTTCAACGGGATCGCCGAAGGGCTCGCTCCGTCGTGCTGGCGGGCACATCAGCTCGCCGCACAGAACGATGCCCGAGTGATCAGCTGCCCCGATCCGGAAGGTCCGCTGCGCTTCACGGTCGAGGTCGAGACCAACAAGCCCATGGGAGACTCCGTTGTCCCCGGCGAGGCGAGCCGGAAATCGAACGCGTCCGCCACGGCTGTGATCGAGCCCCGCTGCGACTTCGACCCCCCAGCTGCGGACGCCGGGCCCGACGTACTCCCGCGGCTTTCGTGCAAGGACCGAGACGGGGACTGGGAGCGGGACTGGGACCTGGATCCGGACGATCCCGATGCTCTGCCGAAACCCGAGGACCTCTTCGACGTCCACCTGGCCGACTGACAAGCGAACGACGAGTGATGAAGGAAGCAGAGAGATGAGCATTCGGTTCACTGCCAGCGCCCGCAGGGGGATGGTCGCGCTGACCCTTGCGACCGGACTGGCCCTCAGCGCGGCCGGCTGCGGCGGCGGAGGCGGGGACGACGACAAGGCGAGCCCGTCGGCGTCCGCTTCCAAGGACAGTGGATCCAAGCCGAGTGCTCAGGAGGGGCAGGCGGAGACACCTCTGGCCGAACTCAAGGGTACGGACGGGCTGCTCCTGCAGGTCACCTCCGCACAAAGGGACACTGGCGGCTTCGTCACGGTGAGCGGCAACGTGAAGAACGACGGAGGGGAGTCGGTGGCCATCCCTGCTCAGACGAGTGGTGATGAGACCGAGGTCATCAAGCACGGCCAGTCACTCGGCGGTGCAACTCTCGTGGACTCCAAAGGGAAGAAGCGCTACTACGTCCTTCGTGACACCGACGGGCGTCCGCTGACGACGACGGGCCTCACTACGCTCGACGCCGGGCAGACGCTCCCCGTGTTCATGCAGTTCCCTGCCCCGCCGGCCAGCACGACTGACGTCGCTCTGCAACTGCCGACATTCTCCAGCGGCACCATCAAGATCTCCGGGTGAGGCCAGCCATGACCCGTACATTCGCCCGGAAGGCGACACCACGCCTCGCCCTGGTCCTCACCGCAGCCTCGGTCATGGTCGCCACGAACCTCTACGGCGCCGTGTCGGCCCATGCCGACGAAAGCCCCACCGTGCCCCCGGGCACCGAGGCCTCGGCCCCCGCCCCCGTCAAAGTCGACCCGAACGACCCCGACCTCAAACTCCCTGAGGGCGCCACCCTGGCCGCCGCCAAGGTCCTCGACATCAAACAGGTCGTAGAAGACCAAAGCGGCGACGAACGCCGGGAAGACACCAACGCCGACGTCAAGTTCGCCCTCCAGGCCGAGGTCCTCTTCGGCAAGGACAGCGCGAAGCTCGGCGCCCAGGCGAAGGCCCGTATCTCCGCGATCGCCGAGGAGATCAAGACCCAGAACGCGACGAAGATCCGCGTCTTCGGCTTCACCGACAACCTCGGCTCCTCCGCCCACGGCGACGTCCTGTCCAAGCAGCGCGCCAACGCCGTACAGGAGGTCCTGGACCAGGAGCTGAACGACTCCAACGTCACCTACGAGGTGCGCGGCTACGGCGAGCAGTACCCGATCGCGGACAACTCCACGGAGGCCGGCCGCAAGAAGAACCGCCGCGTCGAGGTCTCCTTCCCGCGCACGGAGAGCTGAGCGCCGTTCGGACGCCGGAGGCCCCGTCCCGTACAACCGCGAACTGGGAGGGGCTTCTGGCGTGCGTGGCACAGACAGGAGGCGCTCGGCGTATACGTCACGTATACTCTCCGTATGTCCGACGTCATGATTCGTGTGCCCGCCGAAGTCCGTGACCAGCTCGCCGCCGTGGCGGAGGCGCGAGGGACCAGCCTGCGCGCCCTCATGCAGGAGATAGCTGCTCAGACGCTGACTCCCGAGCAGCTCAAGGAACGGGCCGAGCACACCCGCGCCCTGCTTGCCGAGCG
This region of Streptomyces caelestis genomic DNA includes:
- a CDS encoding DUF5936 domain-containing protein, which produces MGLLLALVMGLSVWGVFAGLRMYRAEAKLPGDLALALEVGSTRTGAVDSLIDRLGMRYAPAVLRLMGPKQVAKYRRKIDLAGNPGGLTIDRYAARRAVYGFLGGVGFLVFLMRGQLVVALLLLAFGAFWTEVGIWAAIRIRKDVIERTLPDFLDVLAVVVSAGLGFRQALDRVASKYEGPWADELRITLRQMDLGMSRRQAFAELRRRNDSEQVAMFVTALQQGEELGAPIVDTLVALAKDMRRTDAQNARRKAARAVPKATMMITTFMVPATMILLGAGLILGSGTDFGAVTGK
- a CDS encoding sensor histidine kinase, with the protein product MSMTGERTGRLRRRPRTPEITTPPAGTVLPAHVRTGAPDIPVTSATPALPPGWERADTPVGGAMDEAHTAMPVLTNGGPAADGAQPPQGSPTPVGESRRGGENGAAGKSVRAEGRAKPTAGHPAIPIQINALQAMCRQVFGFRLAMIALATPTALVNANEGLPTRLVGAAVVVTFMTSYVLFRDWERFGPLLLRHPTLLAADTLFGALLLISAGPDSTLAYVSVCTPLLAGLVYGWRGAGVFASLQALLLLLIHAAMEDPQPGITESSLLPGLCVIAGAVGSSLRNLMLRFGAATQALTTVQARLAVTEAVSAERARLAREMHDSVAKTLHGVALAADGLAGSAGAAHMDAALVKQQADLVARSARRAAAESRELLADLRRESDPGQGTDVLVELAARTRDFSARTGLPAACRPTGDHSMPPVPPAVARQLLTIASEAMENAHRHAGPTRVDVRAGVHGELLRISVYDDGRGLPPGTTLEQLRRSGHFGLVGMVERAASVGARIRIGRGGHPKGTEVRLDLPLAALTAPHG
- a CDS encoding response regulator transcription factor, coding for MPDQTTPHPGASPPPPPQNPFDFPQPAQPSRLRVVVADDNPVVRAGLTALLSGREDITVVAEAADGREAYEAAQQHRPDVVLLDVRMPGVDGISALPYLVRIAPVVMLTYSRESEIVQEALRRGAGGYLVHGEFTAGQLVDAVRDIKQGRAHFTPTAAGALLAQLRQGQGTSQGQGPGGPPLPDGLGKVNANAYGNSASAWPHNQTQLTTQPADMSLSQVPTPPTSPENLSQVQPGVGQSSSGWTSGRPPAPDRSRFQLSTREAEIMDLIASGMNNQQIAATCFISEKTVKNHINRIFAKLHSTSRSEAAAKWLGTAPGSHRGLG
- a CDS encoding pilus assembly protein TadG-related protein, translating into MRPRRYGDAGQAFPIYITVVGGLLFLAFAYFAVGQAAANRNGAQTAADAAALAAAQDRRDQLAGAWVKDVLDPSKWQGIFNGIAEGLAPSCWRAHQLAAQNDARVISCPDPEGPLRFTVEVETNKPMGDSVVPGEASRKSNASATAVIEPRCDFDPPAADAGPDVLPRLSCKDRDGDWERDWDLDPDDPDALPKPEDLFDVHLAD
- a CDS encoding OmpA family protein encodes the protein MTRTFARKATPRLALVLTAASVMVATNLYGAVSAHADESPTVPPGTEASAPAPVKVDPNDPDLKLPEGATLAAAKVLDIKQVVEDQSGDERREDTNADVKFALQAEVLFGKDSAKLGAQAKARISAIAEEIKTQNATKIRVFGFTDNLGSSAHGDVLSKQRANAVQEVLDQELNDSNVTYEVRGYGEQYPIADNSTEAGRKKNRRVEVSFPRTES
- a CDS encoding Arc family DNA-binding protein, which codes for MSDVMIRVPAEVRDQLAAVAEARGTSLRALMQEIAAQTLTPEQLKERAEHTRALLAERFGHHVTDEESAEMRRKMREATAAHRAALAEAESSR